The Acidimicrobiia bacterium genome contains the following window.
GCGAACGCGAGGAGGATGGCGATGCGCCTCTGCATGAGTCGCCTGAGGATGTTGAGGAAGATGGCCGCTCCGGGCCTGACGATCCTCGTCATCGGCGGTGTACCAGGTAGCTGAACACACTCTCAAGGGACTCGTCCTCTGGTTGTATCCGGCTCACGATCACGTCGTGTTGTTTGGCCAGGCGAGCGATGGCTCTGGCGAGGCCGGCCGGATCCGCCGCCTCAACATGAATGGTGTCTTTTTCCAGTTTGACCCCGGACGCGTATGGCGTGCTGATCAGGGCTGCCGCCAATATCCGCGGTTTGTCGGCGTCGATCCGAATCGTTTGAGGAATGTCCGTCATCAGGGCGCGCAGCGAGCGCACATCGCCCGAGGCGGCCAATCGACCGTCGGTAATGGCAATGATTCGATCTGCCATACGCTCCACCTCGTGAAGAACATGTGAAGAGACGATCACGGTGTAGCCACGAGTGCCCAGGGTCTTGAAGAGGTCGATGAGGTGGGAGCGCTGCACCGGGTCGGCTCCATTCAGCGGCTCGTCGAGCAACAGCACACGTGGTCGATGGACCAACGCGGCCGCCACTTTGGTGCGTTGCCGCATACCTTTGGAGAACCCTCCGACCGGACGGTCGGCGGCACCTTGCAGGTCGACCAATTCGATCACTTGTTCGGTGTCACCATCGGGATCGGCAGCCCCGGCGAGAACTGCGTTGAACCGGACAAATTTGCGGGCGGTGAGGTGCTTGTAGACCGCCTCATCTTCAGCCACGAACCCCACGGCGTTTAGCGCCCGGTAGTCATCGTGGGGGTTGATGCCTTCGATGGTGATGCGACCCTCAGAAGGGCGGACCAGGCCAGTCATCATGCGGAGCAGAGTCGTCTTTCCGGCTCCATTCGGTCCAAGCAGCCCGGTGACTCCTGGCCCGAAGGCACTGGTGATCTCTGATACGGCCACCTTTTGACCGAACCACTTCGATACGTTTTCAACGGAAACAGTCGTTGTGTCGGGGATGGTCATGGCAGTTTCCGATACTGGCGCCACACGACCAGCGATGACAAGGCGACGATCGCCACGATACAAACCAGGGAAACCCAGGCGTCGAATCCGGCTTCTTCCATGATGAGGAATCCTGCGTTGGTGCC
Protein-coding sequences here:
- a CDS encoding ABC transporter ATP-binding protein is translated as MTIPDTTTVSVENVSKWFGQKVAVSEITSAFGPGVTGLLGPNGAGKTTLLRMMTGLVRPSEGRITIEGINPHDDYRALNAVGFVAEDEAVYKHLTARKFVRFNAVLAGAADPDGDTEQVIELVDLQGAADRPVGGFSKGMRQRTKVAAALVHRPRVLLLDEPLNGADPVQRSHLIDLFKTLGTRGYTVIVSSHVLHEVERMADRIIAITDGRLAASGDVRSLRALMTDIPQTIRIDADKPRILAAALISTPYASGVKLEKDTIHVEAADPAGLARAIARLAKQHDVIVSRIQPEDESLESVFSYLVHRR